GTGTAATTTCATTATTCATCTCTTAATTTAGGGAACGATATTTCTTTCATCTAACTTTATTatattcaaaacattttcttgattagtattattgattcaattttgtCCCATCTagcattttgtttctttagagCACATTCTCAATGAACCAAAGTTGGTTATGATGCGCTGATTGTACTCTCTGCATCCCGCAATACAAAGTGTTCTTTCGTGTAGAAATTTTCGGCAGTGTAGGGGCTTCTACAAATCCATGTCCTcgtcaatcaaatcaatccAGTACATGTCCTGGAGCAGCGAGTTGGAGGAACCCTCCGAAATGTCAACTGTAGAAGTCTGTAAAATCATCGGAATTAATGAAAAGACAAGccaaaaagagaacaaacgaaaTACAAGATCAAATTACCACGTGATCTGTAGCAACATAACAAATTTCGTGATCTCTGGATAAGCAGACAAAACAAcggtccattttctttttttccccacgtTTTCCAGGTAGTGCACCTTCAACAAGCGAAGTCACTCCGGCGTAGACAAATGTGGCTAGTGGAATTACCATGAACGCTGCAAACGGCCCTGCAGCAAGAAGGACGCCAGTTCCGGTCATGGCAACGGACATACGGTTGGCGGCCTTAAGAGCATTCGTTCCACCTTCCTCGTCTCCGGTTGCCAAGTGGATGACGCCCTTTAAGTGCCCGACGACTGGGATAGAGTCCACTAAATCGCCGACGGTTTCCGTCCCTCCCTTTAAGGCCTTCATGCCAAAATTAGTCATCTTGTCGTCTTTTGTAACCGAACCTAAGCCAACGGCAACGCTGCCCACAACGTGAGCGAAACCGGTCACAAAATTCTTCTGGGTTTCTTCGGCTCCAACGGGGTCCTTACAGGCCAGTTGGAACACTGATTTGACTTGCGACAGGACAGGTATCCAGTCTACCATTCCTGTTGATTCAAAATTTAGAGTTACAACAATTATCGATAACTATTTAAGAACGTCGTCTGAGAGATTT
This sequence is a window from Daphnia pulicaria isolate SC F1-1A chromosome 7, SC_F0-13Bv2, whole genome shotgun sequence. Protein-coding genes within it:
- the LOC124349769 gene encoding uncharacterized protein LOC124349769 isoform X2; this translates as MVDWIPVLSQVKSVFQLACKDPVGAEETQKNFVTGFAHVVGSVAVGLGSVTKDDKMTNFGMKALKGGTETVGDLVDSIPVVGHLKGVIHLATGDEEGGTNALKAANRMSVAMTGTGVLLAAGPFAAFMVIPLATFVYAGVTSLVEGALPGKRGEKKKMDRCFVCLSRDHEICYVATDHVTSTVDISEGSSNSLLQDMDL